The window GGCTTCCAACTTAGCTTTAACAACCAAGTTCAGCGCGCGCCACCTTTGCCGACAAGCCTGCTCCCATGCTTCATATTGGCTTTTGTCTGTCCGGTCCCGACCAGTGGGTGTCAGCTTGAATTCTTCTTTCTTGGGCAGAGGCAATATAAATCTGACTTGTATTCCGTTCATAGTGAATCCGATCATCGCTTTCCCTGTGGCAGTAGCGTAAGCAAAGTTTTCTGCACTGTAACGAATCAAAGTACGCTCGATTTCCAACCTTGAAAGCTCGCATGAGGTGTTCGTGTCTTTCGCATATGTAGGCATTATTCATCCATCCTCCTCACCGGAATTTTTAAAGTTTGTGCCAGCACTATTTCTTTTAGCATACCGTCCGAAATGCGGCTTCCGAATACCCACACCTCGCTGCAAAAGCGAAGCAGCTCTATTCCCATTTTCATTCCAACAGCTCGTTGACCCGGATCATCATCATCGAGTATGTCATAAAACATAACGTGCGGCGCTATCGGTATGTAACCATTAGCAATGGCATTAAAACAATATTGGCGGGCGGCGGCGATATTTGCTTTTTTG of the uncultured Caproiciproducens sp. genome contains:
- a CDS encoding DUF4406 domain-containing protein; the encoded protein is MDLLDQIENSLDAYKHARGLGNDRSAFAQRLHIEQNCVSWMRDLVAECRAYRKFSMTADTVATLVKTHEGKPLKLIYMCSPYKGNKKANIAAARQYCFNAIANGYIPIAPHVMFYDILDDDDPGQRAVGMKMGIELLRFCSEVWVFGSRISDGMLKEIVLAQTLKIPVRRMDE